In Humulus lupulus chromosome 6, drHumLupu1.1, whole genome shotgun sequence, a single genomic region encodes these proteins:
- the LOC133781669 gene encoding F-box/kelch-repeat protein At1g55270, whose product MDRSGGRRSSSNAQRGFRVQAPLVDSVSCYCKVDTGLKTVAGARKFVPGSKLCIQPDINPNAHKGKTSRRERSRFQAPLLPGLPDDLAIACLIRVPRVEHRKLRQVCKRWYRLLAGNFFYSLRKSLGMAEEWVYVIKRDRDGRRISWHAYDPTYHIWQPLPPVPGEYSEALGFGCAVLSGCHLYLFGGKDPIKGSMRRVIFYSARTNKWHRAPDMLRKRHFFGACVINNCLYVAGGECEGIQRTLRSAEVYDPNRNRWNFISDMSTAMVPFIGVVHNGMWFLKGLGNHREVMSEAYSPETNTWTTISDGMVAGWRNPCISMNGQLYALDCQDGCKLRIYDRSTDSWNRFIDSKLHLGNSRALEAAALVALNGKLCIIRNNMSISIVDVSSPDKHVESNPQLWENIAGRGHFRTLVTNLWSSIAGRSGLKSHILHCQVLQA is encoded by the exons ATGGACCGAAGTGGTGGAAGAAGGTCTTCTTCTAATGCTCAAAGGGGTTTTCGAGTTCAAGCTCCATTG GTGGATTCTGTATCATGTTATTGCAAAGTAGACACGGGATTAAAAACAGTTGCAGGGGCAAGAAAGTTTGTCCCGGGATCAAAACTTTGCATCCAGCCGGATATCAATCCTAATGCACACAAGGGAAAAACTTCACGAAGAGAAAGAAGCCGATTCCAGGCGCCTCTCCTGCCAGGCTTACCCGATGATCTTGCAATTGCTTGTCTAATCAGAGTCCCTCGCGTTGAGCATAGAAAGCTTCGTCAGGTTTGCAAGAGATGGTACCGCCTCTTGGCTGGAAACTTCTTTTATTCTCTAAGGAAAAGTCTTGGAATGGCAGAAGAGTGGGTTTACGTGATTAAAAGAGACCGTGATGGGAGGAGGATCTCGTGGCATGCTTATGATCCCACTTACCATATCTGGCAGCCACTTCCACCTGTACCTGGAGAGTATTCTGAAGCACTCGGGTTTGGCTGTGCTGTTCTTAGTGGTTGCCATCTATACTTATTTGGAGGAAAAGATCCAATCAAGGGATCCATGAGGCGAGTTATTTTCTATAGCGCTCGAACAAACAAATGGCATAGGGCACCGGACATGCTTCGTAAACGTCATTTTTTTGGTGCTTGTGTCATCAACAACTGCCTATACGTTGCTGGTGGGGAGTGTGAAGGAATCCAAAGGACTCTTCGTTCGGCCGAAGTTTATGACCCTAACCGAAACAGGTGGAACTTTATATCAGACATGAGCACTGCTATGGTGCCTTTTATTGGGGTTGTTCATAATGGAATGTGGTTCCTCAAAGGTCTAGGTAACCATCGCGAGGTAATGAGCGAAGCGTACTCTCCTGAAACCAACACCTGGACCACGATCAGCGATGGCATGGTTGCTGGTTGGCGCAACCCGTGTATCTCCATGAATGGGCAACTCTATGCGTTGGATTGCCAAGATGGATGCAAGCTTAGGATTTATGATAGATCCACAGACTCATGGAACAGATTTATCGATAGCAAGCTCCATCTAGGCAACTCGCGTGCACTGGAGGCTGCTGCGCTCGTTGCCCTGAATGGGAAGCTTTGCATAATCCGTAATAACATGAGCATCAGTATAGTGGATGTCTCCAGCCCAGATAAACATGTCGAAAGCAACCCCCAACTGTGGGAAAATATTGCTGGGAGAGGTCATTTTAGGACTCTAGTAACTAATTTGTGGTCGAGTATAGCCGGTCGAAGTGGCTTGAAGAGTCACATCCTCCACTGTCAAGTGCTGCAAGCATGA